The DNA sequence GAGGGCAAGGCCCAGCGCTGAGGCCCGTTGCCGTCAGCGCGGCGCATCCAGATTGTCGATCTTGCGCAGTTTCGAAAAACCGAGCGCCCAGATAACCGCGACAGCAAGCGTGCCTGCTCCACCAATGACGACGGCAGGCACCGCCCCGACGACATGCGCCATGGTGCCGGCACGGAATTCACCCAGCTCGTTCGATGCACCCACAAACACCATGTTCACCGCATTCACACGCCCGCGCACCTCATCCGGCGTCCAGAGCGCGATCAGGGTTTCCCGCACATAAACCGACACCATGTCCGATGCGCCCATGACCACCAATGCAACAATCGACACCCACGCGGTTTCGGAAAGACCAAACACGACAGTAGAAATGCCGAAGAGGCCAACACCGACAAACATCAGCAGGCCGGCATGGTGGCGGATGGGCCTGAAGGCCAGAATGACTGCAACGGTAATTGCACCAATGCCGGGGGCGGCACGCAACAACCCGAGACCCCATGGCCCGAGCGTCAGAACTTCCTTGGCGAAAATCGGCATCAGGGCGACTGCGCCGCCCAGCAGTACCGCGAAGAGGTCGAGCGAAATGGCGCCAAGGACGATTTTTTCCTGCGAAATGAATTTGAAGCCTGCCAGCATTGTTTCGAGGCTGATGGCTTTCGCCGGGCCGCGTTGTTCCGGCTTGCGGATTGTCACCGCCAGCGTCGCTGACACGATGAAGAGCATGAATGCCACAATGTAGGCGACGGAAGCGCCGAGACCGTAAAGCAAACCACCCGCAACCGGGCCAAGAATGGATGCCATCTGCCAGGAAGAAGAATTCCACGCTATGGCGTTCGGCAAATCCTCGACGGGCACAAGATTGGGTGCCAGCGATTGAACCGCCGGCCCCATGAACGCCCGCTCAATTCCGAACACGACCAGAATGGCGAAAACCGGCCACGGAGAAAAGCTGTGCGTCAGCGTCAAACCAAGCAGGGCGGCGGCGCAGCCAGCCGCGACCACAAGGCAAACGGCCATGATACGCCGGCGATTGTGTCTATCGGCAACTGTTCCGGTAACGAGGATCAAAAGCAGCGACGGCAGAAACTGAAAAAGCCCGATCAGACCGAGATAAAAGGCGTTACCGGTCACCTCGTACATCTGCCAGCCGACTGAGACGCTGACAATCTGGATGGCGAAGGCTGAAAAAAAGCGGGCGCTGAAGAAGCGACGATAGGAACTATGCCGGAATGCACCGAAACGGTTTTCGGCAGAAGGCAGGGACATCGGCTGGGTGCTCTCGAGAGAATATGAGACGTTTGCAATAGAGCGATATCACAAGAATCGCCAGCCCTATTGGCGCAACACTTGCCGGTTCACCAGCGAATGTCTAAATGTCTTGCAACCAAGATACGGAGATATTGATGCTTGCCCTGTTTCAGACCATCGATCTGGCTTTGAACCTCTACACGTGGGTGCTGATCGCCAGCGCCATTTTTTCCTGGCTGTATGCCTTCAACGTCATCAATTCCCGCAACCAGTTTGTGAATGCCATCGGCAGCTTCCTGGTCAATGTCACGGAACCGGCCCTGCGCCCCATCCGCCGCATTCTGCCCAATCTCGGCGGCATCGACATTTCGCCGATCATCCTGCTGCTGATCATCTTCTTCATCCGCTCCTTCATGTGGAACACGCTTTATCCGATGACCGTTTGAGCGGCTGCTGGCAGAAACACGATGATCATGTCCGCCTGTCTATTCGCCTGACGCCGAGCGGCGGGCGGGACGCGATTGACGGTGTGGAGCAGCATGCGGACGGACGCGCCTATCTGAAAGCCCGCGTCAGCGCCGTGCCGGAAGACGGCAAGGCGAACAAGGCCCTGATTGTTTTGCTGGCAAAAAAACTCAGGCTGCCCAAATCGTCCATCACCATCATTTCAGGCGAAACAGCGCGCAAAAAAATCCTCCGGATCGACACCGACCCGGAGGATTTCGAAAAGCTCTTTAAAAAGCTGACAGATTAAGCCGATCAGCCCTGCGCCTTGTAGCGCTCAATGGCTTCGACGATCAGCTTCTTGGCGACGTCGACATCCTGCCAGCCGCCCATCTTCACCCACTTGCCGGGCTCCAGATCCTTGTAGTGCTCGAAGAAGTGCTCGATCTGCTTCAGCGTGATTTCCGGCAGGTCGGTGTAGTTGTGAACCTTGTCGTAACGGCGCGTCAGCTTCGGAGCCGGAACAGCGAGGATTTTCTCGTCCTTGCCGCCATCATCTTCCATGATCATCACGCCGATGGGACGGACGTTGATAACACAGCCGGGAACCAGCGGGCGGGTGTTGCAGATGAGAACGTCGATCGGGTCGCCATCGTCGGACAGCGTGTGCGGCACGAAGCCATAGTTACCCGGATAGGTCATCGGCGTGTAGAGGAAGCGATCAACGATCAGCGCACCGGCGTCCTTGTCCATCTCGTACTTGATCGGATGGCCACCGACCGGCACCTCAACGATAACATTCACGTCATCCGGCGGGTTCTTGCCTATGGAAATTGCATCGATACGCATTCGCTTCCCTCAATTCGACGGGTTGGATTTGGTTTTCGATACTGGGAAAGTCGCCGCATTGCAACATGGCTTTGAGCGGATTAGGCAGAATGCGGGATTTGAGGTTATCGCGATTACGCATGGCGACGGGAAAAACCACACCAATACGCAATCAATCCGCAGCTTTTGTCAGTTCCAGACGAAACCAACCTTGCGTAACGACTTGCCGCCGAAATCTTCCATACCTTCGGCAATGTCTCGGCCGCCGTGCGAACGGAAGAACCGATTGGCGACGTCACTGTCTTCGAGGCACCAGACGACGATGCCATTGCAGCCAAGCGATGTCAGCAGCCTGCGGGCCTCCGTAAACAGCAGCGAGCCGAGCCCGATGCCCTGATATTCCGGCCGCAGATAAAGTTCGTAAATCTCGCCGTCATGCGGCAGCCCACGCGCCCGGCTGAGGCCCAGCGTCGCATATCCGGCAACCACACCGGCCACTTCCACCACCAGCATGGTGGCGGAGCCTCTGGTCGCCTTCTTCCACCAGATTTCGCCGCGGCGTTCCAGCATCTGCGTCAACGGCCGGTGCGGGATCAGCCCCGCATAGGCCTGTTGCCACGACAGACGGTGCGCTTCGGAGATGGCGCGCGCATCATGCGGCTCGGCACGGCGAACATCGATGGATAACGTTTTCATAACGCGATTCTGGCCCCGGCCACGGAAACTTGCCAGTCATAAAGGTTAACACCGGCAAGCTTACCCACAGCCTATTCATGTGGACGACCAGCAAAAATTAACGCATCCTTAACCTTTGACACAAGCACCTTTCGACTCATGCACACATAAAAACGAATGCATAAAAAAACCCGGCTCGAAGCCGGGTTCTTTCAAATTCGTAATAACAAGCCGCAATCAGACAGCAAGCTTGGCCTTTTCGAAACGCTT is a window from the Agrobacterium tumefaciens genome containing:
- a CDS encoding MFS transporter; its protein translation is MSLPSAENRFGAFRHSSYRRFFSARFFSAFAIQIVSVSVGWQMYEVTGNAFYLGLIGLFQFLPSLLLILVTGTVADRHNRRRIMAVCLVVAAGCAAALLGLTLTHSFSPWPVFAILVVFGIERAFMGPAVQSLAPNLVPVEDLPNAIAWNSSSWQMASILGPVAGGLLYGLGASVAYIVAFMLFIVSATLAVTIRKPEQRGPAKAISLETMLAGFKFISQEKIVLGAISLDLFAVLLGGAVALMPIFAKEVLTLGPWGLGLLRAAPGIGAITVAVILAFRPIRHHAGLLMFVGVGLFGISTVVFGLSETAWVSIVALVVMGASDMVSVYVRETLIALWTPDEVRGRVNAVNMVFVGASNELGEFRAGTMAHVVGAVPAVVIGGAGTLAVAVIWALGFSKLRKIDNLDAPR
- the ppa gene encoding inorganic diphosphatase, which translates into the protein MRIDAISIGKNPPDDVNVIVEVPVGGHPIKYEMDKDAGALIVDRFLYTPMTYPGNYGFVPHTLSDDGDPIDVLICNTRPLVPGCVINVRPIGVMIMEDDGGKDEKILAVPAPKLTRRYDKVHNYTDLPEITLKQIEHFFEHYKDLEPGKWVKMGGWQDVDVAKKLIVEAIERYKAQG
- a CDS encoding DUF167 domain-containing protein; translated protein: MSGCWQKHDDHVRLSIRLTPSGGRDAIDGVEQHADGRAYLKARVSAVPEDGKANKALIVLLAKKLRLPKSSITIISGETARKKILRIDTDPEDFEKLFKKLTD
- a CDS encoding GNAT family N-acetyltransferase, whose amino-acid sequence is MKTLSIDVRRAEPHDARAISEAHRLSWQQAYAGLIPHRPLTQMLERRGEIWWKKATRGSATMLVVEVAGVVAGYATLGLSRARGLPHDGEIYELYLRPEYQGIGLGSLLFTEARRLLTSLGCNGIVVWCLEDSDVANRFFRSHGGRDIAEGMEDFGGKSLRKVGFVWN
- a CDS encoding YggT family protein — protein: MLALFQTIDLALNLYTWVLIASAIFSWLYAFNVINSRNQFVNAIGSFLVNVTEPALRPIRRILPNLGGIDISPIILLLIIFFIRSFMWNTLYPMTV